One genomic window of Nakamurella panacisegetis includes the following:
- a CDS encoding ferrochelatase, whose translation MSGSSPDLQTAGGVSPSTLEYDAVLLAGFGGPEGPDEVMPFLRNVTRGRGIPDERLVEVSHHYQALDGISPINEQNRRLRAALQAELERRGVRVPVLWGNRNWAPFIADVVAQAARDGQVRLLGLATSAYSSYSSCRQYREDFGLALQSTGLVGTVRIDKVRPYHDRPGFIDPFIDGAKAAVAQALSAGLALEDLELVFTTHSIPMTMAASAGSASLGDHTPTGAYVDQHLAVCGVVASALESWFGRPLSWQLAYQSRSGPPSMPWLEPDVNDVISGLPALGRRGVVVIPVGFVSDHVEVVWDLDNEALDTATSLGLWFHRVATPGTDPRFVSALVDLLMDRLEPALAPPRISATGCPARPDFCAAQCCVNARGPKPTTAAVDSAADWQQLDVDPARLAASGIRNAP comes from the coding sequence TTGAGCGGTTCGTCACCGGACCTGCAGACCGCCGGCGGCGTGAGCCCGTCGACCCTGGAGTACGACGCGGTGTTGCTCGCGGGCTTTGGCGGCCCCGAAGGCCCGGACGAGGTGATGCCGTTCCTGCGCAACGTGACCAGGGGCCGCGGCATCCCCGACGAACGTCTCGTCGAGGTGTCGCACCACTACCAGGCCCTCGACGGCATCTCGCCGATCAACGAGCAGAACCGCCGGCTCCGCGCTGCCCTGCAGGCCGAACTGGAACGTCGCGGCGTCCGGGTGCCGGTCCTGTGGGGCAACCGCAACTGGGCTCCGTTCATCGCCGATGTCGTCGCGCAGGCCGCGCGGGACGGACAGGTGCGACTGCTCGGGCTGGCCACGTCGGCCTACTCGTCGTACTCGTCCTGCCGGCAGTACCGCGAGGACTTCGGGTTGGCACTGCAGTCGACCGGCCTGGTCGGCACCGTCCGGATCGACAAGGTGCGGCCCTACCACGACCGCCCGGGGTTCATCGACCCGTTCATCGACGGCGCGAAAGCGGCGGTGGCGCAGGCGTTGTCGGCCGGACTGGCCCTGGAGGACCTGGAGCTGGTCTTCACCACCCACTCCATCCCCATGACGATGGCCGCGTCGGCCGGTTCGGCCTCCCTCGGTGATCACACCCCGACCGGTGCCTACGTTGACCAGCATCTGGCCGTGTGCGGCGTGGTGGCCTCTGCCCTCGAGTCCTGGTTCGGCCGGCCACTGTCCTGGCAGCTGGCCTACCAGTCACGCTCCGGACCGCCGTCCATGCCGTGGCTGGAACCCGATGTCAACGACGTCATCTCGGGCCTGCCCGCGCTCGGCCGCCGCGGTGTCGTCGTCATCCCGGTGGGCTTCGTCTCCGATCACGTCGAAGTGGTCTGGGACCTGGACAACGAGGCCCTTGACACCGCCACCTCGCTCGGCCTGTGGTTCCACCGGGTAGCCACGCCGGGCACCGATCCCCGGTTCGTGTCCGCACTGGTCGACCTGCTGATGGACCGGCTCGAACCGGCCCTGGCCCCCCCGCGGATCTCGGCCACCGGCTGCCCGGCCCGTCCGGACTTCTGCGCCGCGCAGTGCTGCGTCAACGCCCGAGGGCCGAAACCGACCACGGCCGCGGTCGATTCGGCCGCCGACTGGCAGCAGCTCGACGTCGATCCGGCCCGGCTGGCCGCCTCGGGCATCCGGAACGCGCCGTGA
- the hemC gene encoding hydroxymethylbilane synthase produces MTDHLRVGTRGSTLALAQSGLVADQLVAISGGTAELVRIRTQGDVNQGPLASIGGTGVFVIEVRSRLLAGDVDVIVHSLKDLPTAAADGLSLAAVPVREDPADALCARDGLTIDELPAGASVGTGSPRRAAQLLRLRPDLQVRPIRGNIDTRLGLVTSGTLDAVVLAAAGLSRIGRGAAITQRLDPNLMLPAPAQGALAVECRALDADGSWFAGALRTLDDGGTRAAVVAERTLLAALEAGCTAPVGAYATVSAGQLTLTGAVMAIDGSREIRSRISGPAGSAAELGAQLAAELIDDGAADLLSAAP; encoded by the coding sequence GTGACCGACCACCTGCGGGTCGGAACCCGCGGCAGCACACTGGCTCTGGCCCAGTCCGGTCTGGTCGCCGACCAACTGGTCGCCATCTCCGGCGGGACCGCCGAGCTGGTCCGGATCCGGACTCAGGGGGACGTGAATCAGGGTCCGCTGGCCAGCATCGGGGGCACCGGGGTGTTCGTCATCGAGGTGCGGTCGCGACTGCTGGCCGGCGACGTCGACGTGATCGTGCACTCACTGAAGGATCTGCCGACGGCCGCGGCGGACGGCCTGTCCCTGGCCGCGGTGCCGGTACGGGAGGATCCGGCCGACGCACTGTGTGCCCGGGACGGACTGACCATCGACGAGCTGCCGGCCGGTGCCTCCGTTGGCACCGGCTCGCCCCGCCGGGCCGCGCAGCTGTTGCGGCTGCGGCCGGATCTTCAGGTGCGGCCCATCCGCGGCAACATCGACACCCGGCTGGGTCTGGTCACGTCGGGCACCTTGGACGCGGTGGTGCTGGCCGCGGCCGGTCTGTCCCGGATCGGGCGCGGCGCCGCCATCACCCAGAGGCTGGACCCGAACCTGATGCTGCCCGCCCCGGCCCAGGGTGCCCTGGCCGTGGAGTGCCGGGCGCTGGACGCCGACGGCTCCTGGTTCGCCGGCGCCCTCCGCACCCTCGACGACGGCGGGACCCGGGCGGCGGTGGTCGCCGAACGGACCCTGCTGGCGGCCCTGGAGGCCGGCTGCACGGCACCGGTCGGCGCCTACGCCACCGTCTCGGCCGGCCAACTGACCCTGACCGGGGCCGTCATGGCCATCGACGGAAGCCGCGAGATACGCAGTCGCATCAGCGGTCCGGCCGGCAGTGCGGCTGAGCTCGGCGCGCAGCTGGCCGCGGAGCTGATCGACGATGGGGCCGCCGATCTGCTGTCGGCCGCGCCATGA
- a CDS encoding uroporphyrinogen-III synthase: MTPLSGWRVLLPRSEGRASSLVDLLWAEGAVAQAIPMIAIHPPSDLAALDGATMALSAGEYDWVGFTSVNAVDAMLRRAERLALHPVISADTRVAAVGPATTAALRGAGFPVDLNPERGGSAAALASIWPTARTGESVLLPQSEIAARTLADALWAKGYMVEPVVAYRTLPVPPAPSVAADLADGRFEAVLFTSPSTVDALASTVIAPGTAIGVIGPTTAAAAGAAGLPIAFTATDPTDAALIAGLVAHATRHPLRRSTR; encoded by the coding sequence ATGACCCCGCTGAGCGGCTGGCGGGTCCTGCTGCCCCGCTCCGAGGGTCGGGCGTCCTCGCTGGTCGACCTGCTGTGGGCGGAGGGCGCGGTCGCCCAGGCCATTCCCATGATCGCGATCCACCCGCCGAGCGATCTGGCGGCGCTCGACGGGGCGACCATGGCCCTGTCGGCCGGCGAGTACGACTGGGTCGGCTTCACCTCGGTCAACGCCGTCGATGCGATGCTGCGCCGCGCGGAAAGGCTGGCCCTGCACCCGGTGATCTCGGCCGACACCCGCGTTGCGGCGGTCGGCCCGGCCACGACCGCCGCTCTCCGGGGCGCCGGGTTCCCGGTCGATCTGAACCCCGAGCGCGGCGGCTCGGCCGCCGCCCTGGCCTCGATCTGGCCGACCGCCCGAACCGGCGAGTCGGTGCTGCTGCCACAGTCCGAGATCGCCGCCCGCACCTTGGCCGACGCCTTGTGGGCCAAGGGATACATGGTGGAGCCCGTCGTCGCCTACCGGACGTTGCCGGTCCCACCGGCTCCGAGTGTCGCCGCCGATCTGGCCGACGGCCGGTTCGAGGCCGTCCTGTTCACCTCACCGAGCACGGTCGACGCCCTCGCCTCGACGGTCATCGCGCCCGGCACCGCGATCGGGGTGATCGGCCCGACCACCGCCGCCGCCGCCGGAGCCGCCGGGCTGCCGATCGCCTTCACCGCCACCGACCCGACCGACGCCGCCCTGATCGCCGGCCTGGTCGCCCACGCCACCCGCCACCCGCTCAGAAGGTCGACCCGATGA
- the hemB gene encoding porphobilinogen synthase: MTPPHPSAYPSFPVSRPRRLRRTPPLRRLVAETRLHPADLVLPMFVKESLTEPSPLGSMPGVLQHTRDSLKAAAVEAVSAGVGGLMIFGIPAERDAVGTAASEPDGILNLALADLKAEVGDATVLMADLCLDEFTDHGHCGVLDARGAVDNDATLVRYAEMALAQAAAGADLLGTSGMMDGQVGHIRGALDGSGNIDTGIFAYAAKYASAFYGPFREAVDSALIGDRRTYQQDPANRRESAREVALDLAEGADLVMVKPAMSYLDVLSDVAASVDVPVAAYQVSGEYAMVEAAAAHGWIDRDRAVLETLTSIRRAGASIILTYWATEVATKLNAGRQI; the protein is encoded by the coding sequence ATGACGCCTCCACACCCGTCCGCCTACCCGTCGTTCCCGGTCAGCCGGCCACGACGGCTGCGGCGGACTCCACCGCTGCGTCGCCTGGTCGCCGAGACCCGTCTGCATCCGGCTGATCTGGTACTGCCAATGTTCGTCAAGGAATCCCTGACCGAGCCGTCGCCCCTCGGTTCCATGCCGGGCGTCCTGCAGCACACCCGTGATTCACTGAAAGCGGCTGCGGTGGAAGCGGTGTCGGCCGGGGTGGGCGGGCTGATGATCTTCGGGATCCCGGCCGAGCGGGACGCGGTCGGTACCGCGGCCAGCGAGCCGGACGGCATTCTGAACCTGGCTCTGGCCGATCTGAAGGCCGAGGTGGGCGACGCGACCGTGCTGATGGCCGACCTGTGCCTGGACGAATTCACCGACCACGGCCACTGCGGCGTGCTCGACGCCCGGGGCGCGGTCGACAACGATGCGACCCTGGTGCGCTACGCCGAAATGGCGCTGGCCCAGGCTGCCGCCGGCGCTGACCTGCTCGGCACCTCCGGGATGATGGACGGACAGGTCGGGCACATCCGGGGCGCCCTGGACGGCTCCGGCAACATCGACACCGGCATCTTCGCCTACGCGGCCAAGTACGCGTCCGCGTTCTACGGACCGTTCCGCGAGGCCGTCGACTCGGCGTTGATCGGCGACCGCCGGACCTATCAGCAGGACCCGGCCAACCGCCGCGAGTCGGCCCGCGAAGTGGCGCTGGACCTCGCCGAGGGCGCCGATCTGGTGATGGTGAAGCCGGCCATGAGTTACCTGGACGTGCTGTCCGACGTGGCCGCCTCGGTGGACGTACCGGTTGCCGCGTACCAGGTGTCGGGCGAGTACGCCATGGTCGAGGCGGCCGCCGCCCACGGCTGGATCGACCGGGACCGGGCCGTGCTCGAGACGCTCACCTCCATCCGGCGCGCCGGCGCGTCGATCATCCTGACCTACTGGGCGACCGAGGTCGCGACCAAGCTGAATGCGGGACGACAGATATGA
- the hemL gene encoding glutamate-1-semialdehyde 2,1-aminomutase, with protein MNDHFDVTAAPNSAALFARASRVTPGGVNSPVRAFRSVGGTPRFMSSGRGAYITDADGKEYVDLVGSWGPMILGHSHPDVIAAVRAAVDRGLSFGTPGVGEVALGEEIVARVAPVEQVRLVSSGTEATMSAIRLARGFTGRPKILKFAGCYHGHVDALLASAGSGVATFALPDSAGVTRSTTAEVIVVPYNDIEAVRAAFAAEPGVIAAVITEAAAANMGVVPPLDGFNAELASIAHADGALLISDEVMTGFRLSRSGMFGLDGARQGWTPDLMTFGKVIGGGLPVGAFGGRADVMSLLAPLGPVYQAGTLSGNPIATAAGLANLQGCTDDLYRHLDATALALGDLASAALAAAGVPHRLQRAGNLFSIFFGPDEVRNYDDARRQNTTAFAAFFHSMLDAGVYLPPSAYEAWFVSGAHDDTALARIADALPAAAQAAASQLV; from the coding sequence ATGAACGACCATTTCGACGTGACGGCTGCCCCCAACAGTGCCGCGCTGTTCGCGCGCGCCTCCAGGGTGACCCCGGGCGGGGTGAACTCGCCGGTACGGGCATTCCGTTCCGTCGGCGGCACCCCGCGTTTTATGTCGTCCGGGCGCGGGGCGTACATCACCGACGCCGACGGCAAGGAGTACGTGGACCTGGTCGGGTCCTGGGGTCCGATGATCCTCGGGCACTCACACCCGGACGTCATCGCCGCGGTGCGGGCGGCCGTCGACCGGGGGCTGTCCTTCGGAACGCCCGGGGTCGGCGAGGTGGCGCTGGGCGAGGAGATCGTCGCCCGGGTGGCCCCGGTGGAGCAGGTTCGACTCGTCTCGTCCGGCACCGAGGCGACCATGTCGGCGATCCGCCTCGCGCGCGGATTCACCGGCCGACCGAAGATCCTGAAATTCGCCGGCTGCTACCACGGGCACGTCGACGCGCTGCTCGCCTCGGCCGGGTCGGGCGTTGCCACGTTCGCGCTGCCCGACTCCGCCGGTGTCACCCGGTCGACCACGGCCGAGGTGATCGTGGTGCCCTACAACGACATCGAGGCGGTCCGGGCGGCGTTCGCGGCCGAACCCGGCGTCATCGCGGCCGTCATCACCGAGGCCGCCGCGGCGAACATGGGCGTGGTGCCCCCGCTCGACGGATTCAACGCCGAGCTCGCGTCGATCGCCCACGCCGACGGGGCCCTGCTGATCTCCGACGAGGTCATGACCGGGTTCCGGCTCAGCCGGTCCGGGATGTTCGGCCTGGACGGTGCGCGGCAGGGCTGGACACCGGACCTGATGACCTTCGGCAAGGTGATCGGCGGCGGCCTGCCGGTCGGTGCGTTCGGCGGCCGGGCCGACGTCATGAGCCTGCTGGCCCCGCTGGGCCCGGTGTACCAAGCCGGGACGCTGTCCGGGAACCCCATCGCCACCGCGGCCGGGCTGGCCAACCTCCAGGGTTGCACCGACGACCTGTACCGGCACCTGGACGCAACCGCCCTGGCGCTCGGCGATCTCGCGTCCGCGGCCCTGGCCGCGGCCGGAGTGCCGCACCGGTTGCAGCGGGCCGGGAATCTGTTCTCGATCTTCTTCGGCCCCGACGAGGTCCGCAACTACGACGACGCCCGCCGCCAGAACACCACCGCTTTCGCGGCGTTCTTCCACTCCATGCTCGACGCCGGGGTCTACCTGCCGCCGTCGGCCTACGAGGCGTGGTTCGTCTCCGGCGCCCACGACGACACCGCCCTGGCCCGGATCGCCGACGCACTGCCGGCGGCCGCGCAGGCGGCGGCGTCCCAACTGGTCTGA
- a CDS encoding ComEC/Rec2 family competence protein, translating to MTRRWKEEDAPVPVDLRLMPMALAVWAGALVGLALAERMSLLQVTMSVAAAAITVAAAALTRKRWWTVGAVMTAGFGASLLVSVLQAHAAADNPLTVAGANGSWATLRVTVSVPARAIQSSFPATDSATERPAERWLLTAHADSARIGTVQFEPGADVSLMADGPAWPELVPGEQIEISGLLAPDGYAVLPGTMVKVRGDPVVLAAAPWWQRAGAAIRKHLGDNAAQLSGDARGLLPGLVVGDTDGIPAELTADAKATGLTHLLAVSGSHFALLCGVAVLLLRRAGPRPAVAGGAAVLLGLVVLVGPGASVLRAAVMGSVALVALLVGRARSALPALAAAVIGLLLYDPTLSRSVGFALSVQATAGLVLIAPVWSKALQRRGFPSGWADLLAVPAAAHVATMPVIAALSGAISLSSIPANLLAALVVGPALVIGMACAVAGPWWPGGAMALARIDQPLLQWIAFVAHRLARWEGASLPWPASVPGVLGLAGLLLTGLLLLRQRRIRALAVAVVTGAGVILVPAQVISLGWPPPGWVLVGCEVGQGDAMVLSTGEPGTAIVVDAGPDAALMDACLRRLKIGTVPLVVLTHLHADHVDGLAGVLAGRSVGAIAVGPDRDSPSAWRTINDRATAKGIPVVGLPRGTHWASGDLAVDVLGPTSAFRGTDSDENNDSVVLMARIAGLRILMTGDVQNEAQQQLLDNGADLSADVLEQPHHGSAKILPTFIAAVHPQVSVIGVGRDNDYGQPSPKALAQLSSVGAQVLRTDLQGDAAVCVIDGQVRTVTRGAVLPAGSGHVRGGNDGA from the coding sequence GTGACGCGCCGGTGGAAGGAGGAGGACGCTCCGGTCCCGGTCGACCTGCGGCTGATGCCCATGGCGTTGGCCGTGTGGGCCGGCGCGCTGGTCGGACTCGCCCTCGCCGAACGGATGTCGTTGCTACAGGTGACGATGTCGGTTGCCGCGGCGGCGATCACGGTGGCTGCGGCGGCCCTGACGCGGAAGCGATGGTGGACGGTGGGTGCGGTGATGACCGCCGGCTTCGGTGCCTCGCTCCTCGTCTCGGTGCTGCAGGCCCACGCCGCCGCGGACAACCCGTTGACGGTGGCCGGAGCCAACGGCTCGTGGGCCACTCTTCGGGTCACGGTGTCGGTGCCGGCCCGGGCGATCCAGAGTTCGTTCCCGGCTACGGACAGCGCGACCGAACGACCGGCAGAGCGCTGGTTGCTGACCGCACACGCGGACTCGGCGCGGATCGGGACCGTTCAGTTCGAGCCCGGCGCGGATGTCAGCCTGATGGCCGACGGGCCGGCGTGGCCGGAGCTGGTGCCCGGCGAGCAGATCGAGATCAGCGGGCTGTTGGCCCCGGACGGGTATGCGGTGCTGCCCGGAACCATGGTCAAGGTGCGTGGGGACCCGGTGGTTCTCGCCGCTGCGCCGTGGTGGCAGCGGGCCGGCGCCGCCATCCGGAAACACTTGGGGGACAACGCAGCCCAACTCTCGGGTGACGCTCGGGGATTGCTGCCGGGTCTGGTCGTCGGCGACACCGACGGTATCCCGGCCGAGCTGACCGCGGACGCCAAGGCCACCGGCCTGACCCACCTCCTGGCTGTGTCCGGATCACATTTCGCGTTGCTGTGCGGAGTGGCCGTGCTGCTCCTGCGCCGGGCCGGCCCGCGGCCGGCCGTCGCCGGGGGAGCGGCCGTGCTGCTCGGGCTGGTGGTGCTGGTCGGTCCGGGAGCGTCGGTGCTGCGCGCGGCGGTGATGGGCTCGGTCGCGTTGGTCGCGCTGTTGGTCGGACGCGCCCGGTCGGCCCTGCCGGCGCTCGCGGCCGCCGTGATCGGCCTGCTGCTGTACGACCCGACGCTGAGCCGGTCGGTCGGGTTCGCGTTGTCGGTGCAGGCCACCGCCGGTCTCGTCCTGATCGCCCCGGTGTGGTCGAAGGCTTTGCAGCGAAGGGGGTTTCCGTCCGGCTGGGCCGATCTGCTGGCTGTCCCGGCGGCTGCTCACGTGGCCACCATGCCGGTCATCGCCGCGCTGAGCGGCGCGATATCCCTGTCGTCGATTCCGGCCAACCTGCTGGCGGCGCTGGTGGTCGGGCCGGCCCTGGTGATCGGGATGGCCTGTGCCGTGGCCGGCCCGTGGTGGCCCGGGGGTGCGATGGCCCTGGCCCGGATCGATCAACCGCTCCTGCAGTGGATCGCCTTCGTGGCCCATCGACTGGCCCGGTGGGAAGGCGCGTCCCTGCCTTGGCCGGCCAGCGTGCCGGGTGTGCTCGGGCTGGCCGGCCTGTTGCTGACCGGGTTGTTGTTGTTGCGGCAACGCCGCATCAGGGCGCTGGCGGTGGCGGTCGTCACCGGCGCCGGTGTGATCCTGGTTCCGGCCCAGGTGATCTCGCTCGGTTGGCCGCCGCCGGGCTGGGTGCTGGTCGGGTGTGAGGTGGGCCAGGGTGATGCGATGGTGCTGTCCACCGGCGAGCCGGGGACGGCGATCGTGGTCGACGCCGGGCCGGATGCGGCGCTGATGGACGCGTGTCTGCGCCGGTTGAAGATCGGCACGGTGCCGCTGGTGGTGCTGACTCATCTGCACGCCGACCACGTCGACGGGCTGGCCGGCGTCCTCGCCGGCCGGAGTGTGGGGGCGATCGCGGTCGGTCCCGATCGCGATTCGCCGTCCGCGTGGCGCACGATCAACGACCGGGCGACCGCCAAGGGCATCCCGGTGGTCGGGTTGCCCAGGGGAACCCATTGGGCCAGTGGGGATCTTGCCGTCGATGTGCTGGGTCCTACGTCGGCGTTCCGTGGCACCGATTCGGACGAGAACAACGACTCGGTGGTGCTGATGGCCCGCATCGCGGGCCTCCGCATCCTGATGACCGGGGACGTGCAGAACGAGGCCCAACAGCAGCTGCTGGACAACGGGGCGGATCTGTCGGCCGATGTGCTCGAGCAGCCCCACCACGGGTCGGCGAAGATCCTGCCCACGTTCATCGCGGCCGTTCATCCCCAGGTGTCGGTGATCGGCGTGGGGCGCGACAACGACTACGGTCAGCCCAGTCCGAAGGCTCTGGCCCAACTATCGTCCGTCGGGGCCCAGGTGCTGCGCACGGATCTGCAGGGTGATGCCGCGGTCTGCGTCATCGACGGTCAAGTGCGCACCGTCACCCGTGGCGCCGTCCTGCCCGCCGGCTCCGGACACGTCCGAGGCGGGAACGACGGCGCCTGA